A stretch of the Lolium perenne isolate Kyuss_39 chromosome 3, Kyuss_2.0, whole genome shotgun sequence genome encodes the following:
- the LOC127340744 gene encoding peptidyl-prolyl cis-trans isomerase CYP26-2, chloroplastic has product MSHRILNTSKPTLPPSPPPPQLHHPPPQPPPKLGRRAAAVAIAVSPALLGITPVVVAPPSARAQEAAPAAQEVVPAAAAACIDELPITAKAFLDVSIGGEPAGRITIGLFGDAAPAGAARFLSLATGVGYRRKEFVKVVPGYVQHAGVVSYPALPAVTDRLAAEMDAVRARCAGGGGGTTMHVAGAVSIVVRDPSLPPPRPKLVARGGKLEIQEEQAGVVPNGTEFVIATRDSPELDASALVVGKVVDGMDVVAKIAAVPTVKDNSGSGYFKVAKLIGDKRAVVAERGFNRPYTKILVTNCGILE; this is encoded by the exons ATGTCGCATCGAATCCTCAACACCTCCAAGCCCACACTGCcgccttcgccgccgccgccacagctCCACCACCCTCCACCGCAACCGCCGCCAAAGCTCGGTCGCCGCGCCGCTGCCGTCGCTATCGCGGTCTCGCCGGCGCTCCTCGGAATCACCCCTGTGGTGGTGGCACCACCGTCCGCCAGGGCGCAAGAAGCGGCACCAGCAGCTCAAGAAGTGGTgccagcggcagcggcggccTGCATCGATGAGCTGCCGATCACGGCCAAGGCGTTCCTGGACGTGTCCATCGGGGGCGAGCCGGCGGGCCGCATCACCATCGGCCTCTTCGGCGACGCGGCCCCCGCGGGCGCGGCCCGGTTCCTGTCCCTCGCCACGGGCGTCGGGTACCGGCGCAAGGAGTTCGTGAAGGTGGTGCCGGGGTACGTGCAGCACGCCGGCGTGGTGTCGTACCCAGCCCTCCCGGCGGTGACCGACCGGCTAGCTGCCGAGATGGACGCGGTGCGCGCGCgctgcgccggcggcggcggcgggacgacGATGCACGTGGCGGGGGCGGTGTCGATCGTGGTGCGGGACCCGAGCCTGCCGCCGCCGAGGCCGAAGCTGGTGGCGCGGGGCGGGAAGCTGGAGATACAGGAGGAGCAGGCGGGCGTGGTGCCCAACGGCACCGAGTTCGTGATCGCGACCAGGGACTCGCCCGAGCTGGACGCGTCGGCGCTGGTGGTGGGCAAGGTCGTGGACGGCATGGACGTCGTGGCCAAGATCGCCGCCGTGCCCACCGTCAAGGACAACAGCGGCTCCGGCTACTTCAA GGTGGCCAAGCTGATCGGGGACAAGAGAGCGGTGGTTGCAGAGCGAGGGTTCAACCGCCCTTACACAAAGATTCTAGTCACCAACTGTGGAATCCTAGAGTAG